The region AGACGATTTCGTCGTTTTCCACAGTGCCGACAGCTGTATCGCCAGGCATGAAACGACCCGACAGAATCAGCTGCGCCAGCGGGTTTTCGATCCAACGCTGAATCGCTCGTTTGAGCGGTCGTGCGCCATAGACCGGGTCATAACCCACAGCGATCAATTTATCCATCGCCTCAGGGCTAAGTTCCAACTTTAGCTCTCGTTCGGTCAGACGGCTGCGCAGACGACCCAACTGAATCTCGGTGATTCCCGCGATCTGATCCCGCGCCAACGGTTCGAAGATCACGACTTCGTCGACCCGGTTGATGAACTCCGGCCGAAAGTGCGTGGTCAGCGCATCCATAACTGCCGCGCGTTGCGCTTCACGATCACCCACCAGCTCCTGGATCTGCACCGAACCCAGGTTGGAGGTCATGACGATCACGGTATTACGGAAATCCACCGTGCGACCATGACTGTCGGTCAAACGGCCATCTTCCAGGACTTGCAGCAAGATGTTGAACACATCCGGGTGCGCCTTCTCGACCTCGTCCAGAAGGATTACCGAGTAAGGCTTGCGACGCACCGCCTCAGTCAGGTAGCCGCCCTCCTCATAGCCCACATAGCCCGGCGGCGCGCCGATCAATCGAGCCACGGAATGTTTCTCCATGAACTCGGACATATCGATACGCACCATCGCCTCTTCGGTATCGAAGAGGAATTCGGCCAGCGCCTTGCACAACTCGGTTTTACCGACACCGGTCGGGCCGAGGAACATGAACGAGCCACTCGGGCGATTCGGGTCAGACAAACCGGCACGGGAGCGACGCACGGCATTGGAAACCGCGATCACCGCTTCGTCCTGGCCAATCACGCGCTGGTGCAACAGGCTTTCCATCTTCATCAGTTTGTCGCGCTCGCCCTCGAGCATTTTCGACACGGGAATACCGGTCCACTTCGACACAACTTCAGCGATCTCTTCTTCAGTCACCTTGCTGCGCAGCAACTGGTTTTCGCTCTTGCCGTGCTGATCGACCATTTGCAGACTGCGTTCCAGGTCCGGGATCACCCCGTATTGCAGTTCCGCCATGCGATTAAGGTCGCCTTTGCGGCGGGCTGCTTCCAGTTCCTGACGAGACTGTTCGATTTTCTGCTGGATTTGCGCCGAACCCTGGACTTCGGCTTTTTCCGCGTTCCAGATTTCTTCGAGGTCCGAGTATTCACGTTCGAGGCGAGCGATTTCTTCCTGGAGTTTTTCCAGGCGTTTCATCGCCGCTTCGTCGCTTTCTTTCTTCAGTGCCTGAGACTCAACCTTCAGTTGAATCAGACGGCGTTCCAGACGGTCCAGCACTTCGGGCTTGGAGTCGATCTCCATGCGGATACGGCTGGCGGCTTCGTCGATCAGGTCGATGGCCTTGTCCGGCAGCTGACGATCAGTGATGTAGCGATGGCTAAGCTTGGCCGCCGCGATGATCGCGCCGTCGGTGATCGCGACTTTGTGGTGAACCTCATAGCGTTCTTTCAAACCACGCAGGATGGCGATGGTGTCTTCTTCGCTTGGCTCTTCCACCAACACTTTCTGGAAACGCCGTTCGAGGGCGGCGTCCTTCTCGATGTACTGGCGGTACTCGTTGAGCGTAGTCGCGCCCACGCAGTGCAATTCACCGCGAGCCAGTGCTGGCTTGAGCATGTTGCCGGCGTCCATCGAGCCTTCGCCCTTACCGGCGCCGACCATGGTGTGCAGTTCGTCGATGAACAGAATGATCTGCCCTTCTTGCTTCGACAATTCATTGAGCAACGACTTGAGGCGTTCTTCAAACTCGCCACGGTACTTGGCACCGGCAATCAGCGCGCCCATGTCCAGCGACAGCAGACGTTTGCCTTTGAGGCCGTCAGGCACTTCGCCGTTGATGATGCGCTGGGCCAGGCCTTCAGCAATCGCGGTTTTACCCACACCGGGCTCACCGATCAGCACCGGGTTGTTTTTAGTGCGCCGTTGCAGGACCTGAATCGTCCGGCGAATTTCGTCGTCACGACCAATCACCGGATCAAGCTTGCCTTCCTCGGCGCGCTTGGTCAGGTCGACGGTGTACTTATCCAGAGCCTGGCGTGACTCTTCGTGATTGGCGTCATTTACCGCTTCGCCGCCGCGTAAGTTAGTGATCGCATTTTCCAGCGCTTTTTTGCTGACGCCCTGGCCCAGCAGCAACTTGCCGAGCTTGCTGTTTTCGTCCATGGCAGCCAGCAGCACCAGCTCGCTGGAAATGAACTGATCGCCCTTCTGCTGGGCCAGACGGTCGGCCTGGTTGAGCAGGCGCGCCAAATCCTGTGACATGTTGACGTCGCCGGTGGGATTCTGGATTTTCGGTAGCTGGTCGAGCTCTTTGGTCAGTTCTTTACGCAGGCTGTTGACGTCAAAGCCAACTTGCATCAACAGCGGCTTGATAGAACCACCCTGCTGTTCAAGCATCGCTTGCATCAAGTGCGCGGGCTCAATACCTGGATGATCAAGGCCGACCGCCAGGGATTGGGCATCGGACAACGCTAATTGCAGCTTGCTGGTTAAACGGTCTATACGCATGGGTCACCTTCCTTTTGAGCAGGCCGGACCAAAGAAACCATCCTGAATGAAGAAGCCTGCCGGATACCTCACTAGATGTGGTCGATTCTGGGAGATTCAAGCGTTATGACGTTGATGCAGGTCAGACAACTCTAGAGTTCGTGGACTCAGCGCGACAACCAGACAAGGGAAGCGAACCGACCGGTACGTGGACTGCGGCGGTAAGAAAAGAAGCGAGGATCGGTCACGGTGCATAAACCGCCACCATACACAGCGGTGACTCCTTGAACAGCGAGACGCAAACGCGCCAGCTCATAGATGTCCGCCATGAATTTGCCGGCATTCTGACTCGGGACGAAGGCTTTGGCGGCTTCAGGCAACTGCTGGAGGAAGACGTCGCGCACTTCCGGACCGACTTCAAAGGCTTGCGGGCCGATGGCAGGGCCGAGCCAGACCAGCACCTCTTCCGGCGCCACGGCCAGACTGTCGAGGGTCGCTTCCAGCACACCCGCCGCCAACCCGCGCCAACCGGCATGGGCAGCGGCAACGCGAGTGCCGGCGCGGTCGCAAAACAATGCGGGCAAGCAATCCGCAGTCATCGCCGCGCAGGCGACCCCGGGGGTTGCCGTCCAACTGGCATCGGCAGTCGCTACCCGGCCTGGATCAGCAGGCGCCACGACGATGCCGTGAACCTGCTGCAACCAGGCCGGTTGAATAGAAAAATGATCGGTGAGGCGACGGCGATTTTCAGCGACAGCTTGAGGGTTGTCATCGACGTGATCGCCGAGGTTGAGGCTGTCGAACGGCGCCAGACTGACGCCGCCCGCACGGGTGGTGACGCAGGCTTTCACCCCGGCCGGCGCAGGCCAGTCAGGAATCAGCCAATCACTCATCCGATGAACGCCTCGCGATCTTGCTTGAGCAGCGTGAGCAACCAGACAAAATCGTCCGGCAGCGGCGATTCCCAGCTCATGCGTTTACCGGTCGTCGGATGATCCAGCTCCAGGAAGCGTGCATGCAGTGCCTGACGCGGGAACGCCTTCAGCGATTCGACCATGGTCACACTCGCGGCCGGCGGGATGCGGAAACGACCGCCATAGGCGGGATCTCCGACCAACGGGAAGTTAATGTGAGACATGTGTACGCGAATCTGGTGCGTGCGACCGGTTTCCAATTTCACCCGAACGTGGGTGTGGGAGCGGAAACGCTCGAGCACGCGGTAATGGCTGACAGCCTGCTTGCCACCTTCCATCACCGCCATGCGCTGGCGTTGCTGGCCGTGACGACCGATCGGCGCATTGATCTTGCCGCCGGCGGTGACCACACCAATCACGATGCACTCGTAGATCCGGCTGACGCTACGGCTCTGCAACTGTGTTACCAGTTGCGTCTGCGCCTGAATGGTCTTGGCCACCACCATCAGACCGGTGGTGTCCTTGTCCAGACGATGCACGATGCCAGCGCGAGGCACATTGATAATGTCCGGCACGTGGTGCAGCAGGGCGTTAAGCAAGGTGCCATCAGCATGACCGGCAGCCGGGTGTACCACCAGGCCCGCAGGCTTGTTGATGACCAGGATGTCGTCGTCTTCGTAGACGATGTCCAGTTCGATGTCTTGAGCGATCCATTCGCCTTGAGCTTCCTGCTCGGCATTAAGCTCAAGAATGGCGCCACCATGAACAATGTCTCGCGGGCGGATTACCGCCCCATCCACAGTCAGGCGGCCGTCTTTGATCCAGGCGGAAAGGCGCGAGCGCGAGTGCTCAGCGAATAATTGTGCGGCGACTTGATCGAGGCGTTGGCCGCCCAATTCGGACGGCACCTCTGCGCTAAGTTCAATTTTATCGGACATGCTCAGACTAGGCGTCGGCACAGCCTTTGGTTTCGGCTGCGCGCTTGTGGTTAAATACGGCGTCTTTTGCCCCGAGGCTATTCAACGGGGCGCTCATCATAACAGGACGGCCCCGCCCAAGACAGCGGCCGTCATAGGGACGCAAGCCGCCATGCAAGTGAAACACCTGCTGCTGATCGCCATCCTCGCATTGACCGCTGCTTGCTCATCGAAGGAAGTCGTAGACGAAAACCTGAGCGAAGTTGAGCTGTACCAGCAGGCTCAGACCGATCTGGACAATAACAGCTACACCAGCGCCACAGCGAAGCTGAAGGCTCTGGAGTCGCGTTATCCATTCGGCCGGTACGCCGATCAGGCTCAACTCGAGCTCATCTACGCCAACTACAAGAACGCCGAGCCTGAGGCTGCAAAGTCTGCCGCTGAGCGTTTCATTCGTTTGCATCCGCAGCATCCGAACGTGGATTACGCGTACTACCTCAAGGGCCTGACCTCTTTCGACCAGGACGTTGGCCTGCTGGCGCGCTTCCTGCCGCTGGACATGACCAAGCGTGACCCGGGCGCTGCCCGCGACTCATACAACGAGTTCGCACAGCTCACCAGCCGCTACCCCAACAGCCGCTACTCGCCGGACGCCAAGCAGCGCATGATTTATTTGCGCAACCTGCTGGCGTCCTACGAGATCCACGTCGCCGACTACTATTTGACCCGTCAGGCGTATGTCGCCGCCGCGAACCGCGGTCGTTATGTCGTGGAGAACTTCCAGGAAACCCCATCGGTCGGTGACGGCCTGGCGGTGATGGTGGAGTCCTATCAGCGCCTGCACCTGGACGAACTGGCTAACACCAGCCTCGAAACCCTGAAGCTCAACTTCCCGAACCACCCAAGCCTGGTGGACGGTCAGTTCAAGCCATCGGTCGCCGAAGCTGATAACCGTTCGTGGTTGAGCAAGGTCACCTTGGGCATGATCGAATCCCGTCCGCCGCTGCCGCCGGGCGAAACCCGCGCCAACCAAGACGTGCAGAAGCAGTTCCAGGACGCCAAGGACGCGATTCCCAGCGATCTCAAGCCTAAAGATGGCAACGGCGATGCCGTCGAAGAAGAGCAGCACGAAGCGGAAGGCAACAACAGCGACCGTTCCTGGTTCAGCTACATGACCTTCGGCGTGTTCGACTGATACCGCAACTCATGCAAAAAGGGAGACTCTCGAGTCTCCCTTTTTTATGGCCATTTTTTAGGGCGCACGCTTATTACGCTGTGCGCTGGTCATGTCCTTGGATAAACTGCCAGCTCACTCGTCAAAAAGCAGCTCACCATGCTTCGTTTAGTGTTCTGGATCGTCCTGATTGCCGCTGCGGTATGGTTTTGGCGAAAATTCAAGGGCTCGGCGTCTGCCAGCCGTCCCTCCGCAGAACTGGAAGCAGCCCCCATGGTTCGTTGCGCCCACTGCGGTGTACACCTGCCCCGCGACCGGGCGCTCAGCCTTCAACAACAGTGGTATTGCAGCCAGGCTCACCTTGAGCAAGGCCCGGGCACCCGTGATCGCTGATTCCAATAGCGTCGCCAGCAAACAGGCACAGCGACTGCTGCGCCTCTACCATCTTTACCGCTTAAGCATCGGCATCACGCTGGTGCTACTGATCTCCAGCAACATGGACAACCAGTTGCTGACGTTCTCCAATGGCAATTTGCTGCGCAATGGCAGTTGGTTCTACCTGGTGTTGAATATCCTGCTGGTGGTGTTCATGGAGAACATCCGGCGCCCAGTGCAACTGTTCAGCCTCGCCCTGACCGATGTGTTGCTGCTCAGTGGCTTGTTCTATGCGGCGGGCGGTGCCGCCAGTGCCGTTGGCAATTTGCTGATCGTGTCGGTGGCCATCGGCAACACCCTGTTGCGCGGAAGGATCGGCCTGCTTATTGCCGCAGTCGCCGCACTGGGCATCGTCGGCTTGAGCTTCCTCCTGAGTTTCAGTCGCCCCATCAGCCCCAACGACTACCTGCAAGCCGGCACCCTAGGCGCGCTGTGCTTCGCCGCCGCGTTACTGGTGCAGGGGTTGATCCGGCGCCTGGAAGTCAGCGAGCACCTTGCCGAGCAGCGAGCCAGCGAAGTGCTCGGGCTGGAAGTGCTCAATGCGCTGATCTTGCAACGCATGCGTACCGGCATCCTGGTGCTCGATGACCAGCGACGAGTACGACTGGCCAACCACAGCGCC is a window of Pseudomonas sp. DC1.2 DNA encoding:
- the clpB gene encoding ATP-dependent chaperone ClpB; amino-acid sequence: MRIDRLTSKLQLALSDAQSLAVGLDHPGIEPAHLMQAMLEQQGGSIKPLLMQVGFDVNSLRKELTKELDQLPKIQNPTGDVNMSQDLARLLNQADRLAQQKGDQFISSELVLLAAMDENSKLGKLLLGQGVSKKALENAITNLRGGEAVNDANHEESRQALDKYTVDLTKRAEEGKLDPVIGRDDEIRRTIQVLQRRTKNNPVLIGEPGVGKTAIAEGLAQRIINGEVPDGLKGKRLLSLDMGALIAGAKYRGEFEERLKSLLNELSKQEGQIILFIDELHTMVGAGKGEGSMDAGNMLKPALARGELHCVGATTLNEYRQYIEKDAALERRFQKVLVEEPSEEDTIAILRGLKERYEVHHKVAITDGAIIAAAKLSHRYITDRQLPDKAIDLIDEAASRIRMEIDSKPEVLDRLERRLIQLKVESQALKKESDEAAMKRLEKLQEEIARLEREYSDLEEIWNAEKAEVQGSAQIQQKIEQSRQELEAARRKGDLNRMAELQYGVIPDLERSLQMVDQHGKSENQLLRSKVTEEEIAEVVSKWTGIPVSKMLEGERDKLMKMESLLHQRVIGQDEAVIAVSNAVRRSRAGLSDPNRPSGSFMFLGPTGVGKTELCKALAEFLFDTEEAMVRIDMSEFMEKHSVARLIGAPPGYVGYEEGGYLTEAVRRKPYSVILLDEVEKAHPDVFNILLQVLEDGRLTDSHGRTVDFRNTVIVMTSNLGSVQIQELVGDREAQRAAVMDALTTHFRPEFINRVDEVVIFEPLARDQIAGITEIQLGRLRSRLTERELKLELSPEAMDKLIAVGYDPVYGARPLKRAIQRWIENPLAQLILSGRFMPGDTAVGTVENDEIVFA
- the pgeF gene encoding peptidoglycan editing factor PgeF, whose protein sequence is MSDWLIPDWPAPAGVKACVTTRAGGVSLAPFDSLNLGDHVDDNPQAVAENRRRLTDHFSIQPAWLQQVHGIVVAPADPGRVATADASWTATPGVACAAMTADCLPALFCDRAGTRVAAAHAGWRGLAAGVLEATLDSLAVAPEEVLVWLGPAIGPQAFEVGPEVRDVFLQQLPEAAKAFVPSQNAGKFMADIYELARLRLAVQGVTAVYGGGLCTVTDPRFFSYRRSPRTGRFASLVWLSR
- the rluD gene encoding 23S rRNA pseudouridine(1911/1915/1917) synthase RluD, which gives rise to MSDKIELSAEVPSELGGQRLDQVAAQLFAEHSRSRLSAWIKDGRLTVDGAVIRPRDIVHGGAILELNAEQEAQGEWIAQDIELDIVYEDDDILVINKPAGLVVHPAAGHADGTLLNALLHHVPDIINVPRAGIVHRLDKDTTGLMVVAKTIQAQTQLVTQLQSRSVSRIYECIVIGVVTAGGKINAPIGRHGQQRQRMAVMEGGKQAVSHYRVLERFRSHTHVRVKLETGRTHQIRVHMSHINFPLVGDPAYGGRFRIPPAASVTMVESLKAFPRQALHARFLELDHPTTGKRMSWESPLPDDFVWLLTLLKQDREAFIG
- a CDS encoding outer membrane protein assembly factor BamD — encoded protein: MQVKHLLLIAILALTAACSSKEVVDENLSEVELYQQAQTDLDNNSYTSATAKLKALESRYPFGRYADQAQLELIYANYKNAEPEAAKSAAERFIRLHPQHPNVDYAYYLKGLTSFDQDVGLLARFLPLDMTKRDPGAARDSYNEFAQLTSRYPNSRYSPDAKQRMIYLRNLLASYEIHVADYYLTRQAYVAAANRGRYVVENFQETPSVGDGLAVMVESYQRLHLDELANTSLETLKLNFPNHPSLVDGQFKPSVAEADNRSWLSKVTLGMIESRPPLPPGETRANQDVQKQFQDAKDAIPSDLKPKDGNGDAVEEEQHEAEGNNSDRSWFSYMTFGVFD
- a CDS encoding PP0621 family protein, with the translated sequence MLRLVFWIVLIAAAVWFWRKFKGSASASRPSAELEAAPMVRCAHCGVHLPRDRALSLQQQWYCSQAHLEQGPGTRDR